AATATCTAATTCAAATAGATTATCAAACATTTCTTCCATAGCTATAATTTCATCTGTATCATTGTTAGAATTTTTAATAATATTTATAGTAAATTCTTTTGCTTCAATCAAATTATTTGAATTAATCTCTTCATAAGTATAATCATAATTTTCTCTGAATTTTTTAAGCCATCTACGCTTATTACGTAATTTAGAACCAGATAATGTAATTAGTTTGTTAGATTTATAAATATAATCAAATGAATCTCTATCTTCTATTAATGTAAAATCTTCTAAGGTTTTTTCTAAACATTTTTTCATTTCAGGAAGTAATGGTTTAATGATTAAAGTATCTCCTTCTTTTTTAAAAACTTCTTTTATTAAAGATAAAGAATCTTTAATATCACACCCTCCATATGGAAAATGACAAAATGGTTTTTTACTATCTCTTAATTTACCTTTTATACATAAACAATCGTTAATTATTGCATATTCATATTCATAGGTCTTTCTCCACATGAAAAGATTAGAAAAATTCTTTTCAGCATTATTGAAATTAGTTTTATTAAAATAATCATCAAATATAGGTTTATCTGATAAAGATATTGGTTTAAATTCTATGTCTTTCATTTTATCATATCAACTATTATTTCTATTAATTCTAAAAATATTAATTCTAAAGACTTATTAATTCTAAAGAACTAATACAAGCTTTATTTAACATTTTAAAAAGTTCATCTTTTTCAATGTTCATCTTTTTACAAATATGATCTTCCCATTGGATTTCCTTTTCAATCATATCTTCAACTATTTTTTTACCTTTTTCTGTTAAAAATAGCTTGTAAGAACGTCTATTATTTTCATCAATTTTTTTAATAATTAATTTTTTATCTTCTAATATTCTAAGGGATCTAGATGCTCCACATTTATCAGTTCCACAGGCTG
The Methanobrevibacter arboriphilus JCM 13429 = DSM 1125 genome window above contains:
- a CDS encoding MarR family winged helix-turn-helix transcriptional regulator, whose amino-acid sequence is MQKIKDMDNMSYYLNCYILILNKAHQAFINPYLKEKDISYNQYGLILHIYHDEGSIQGNIASACGTDKCGASRSLRILEDKKLIIKKIDENNRRSYKLFLTEKGKKIVEDMIEKEIQWEDHICKKMNIEKDELFKMLNKACISSLELISL
- a CDS encoding DUF2156 domain-containing protein, with the protein product MKDIEFKPISLSDKPIFDDYFNKTNFNNAEKNFSNLFMWRKTYEYEYAIINDCLCIKGKLRDSKKPFCHFPYGGCDIKDSLSLIKEVFKKEGDTLIIKPLLPEMKKCLEKTLEDFTLIEDRDSFDYIYKSNKLITLSGSKLRNKRRWLKKFRENYDYTYEEINSNNLIEAKEFTINIIKNSNNDTDEIIAMEEMFDNLFELDIKGCIIRIDGKIVGISTGEELTKDTVVIHCERADTNFEGIYNCINQEFCEKQWSNYEFINREEDLGIEGLRQAKLTYRPDLLLSKYIAKIEV